From Streptomonospora salina, the proteins below share one genomic window:
- a CDS encoding PTS sugar transporter subunit IIB, giving the protein MKILAVCGMGIGTSIMLKSNAEKAAASLGLDADVEVADIGTARGAAATADVVLTSGELAAEIGDVGIPVVVVDSFIDGDEVREKLSTALGS; this is encoded by the coding sequence ATGAAGATCCTCGCGGTATGCGGTATGGGCATCGGCACGAGCATCATGCTCAAAAGCAACGCGGAGAAGGCCGCCGCGAGTCTGGGGCTGGACGCCGATGTGGAGGTCGCCGACATCGGCACCGCCCGCGGCGCCGCCGCCACCGCCGACGTGGTACTGACCTCCGGCGAGCTGGCCGCCGAGATCGGCGACGTGGGTATCCCGGTCGTCGTCGTGGACAGCTTCATCGACGGCGACGAGGTCCGCGAGAAGTTGAGCACCGCGCTCGGCAGCTGA
- a CDS encoding PTS ascorbate transporter subunit IIC: protein MDWLVAVAQFIVNEVLSVPAYMVGLITAVGLIALRRSTGQIIGGGLKAVLGFLLIGAGADIVVAALDPLGRMIQGAAGAQGVVPTNEAIVAIAQDRFGAQVAWIMIAGFVLSLVLARITTLHYVFLTGHHILFMATLLTMVLATTALPTWLAVVLGAVLLAVVMVSLPALAQPWTRRVGGDGKIAIGHFGTLGYVASGATGQLVGRTSRSTEDLKLPEGLRFLRDSMVATALSMVIIYIAVALVFWARQGTAAALDMFPPAEGLDPTVGHFLMQALMQGLQFGIGVAVILYGVRTILGELVPAFQGIADRVVPGAVPALDAPIVFPYAQNAVLVGFLSSFVGGLATLAVMASVFNPAFGLALILPGLVPHFFTGGAAGVFGNATGGRRGAVAGAFVNGVVITLLPAFLLGVLGDFGTANTTFGDADFGWFGIVIGYAFRAGDVGGVVIALVVAALLLTGAMAVQKRAVQGGWDPGARHEKALAERAEGARAEQEAQKSAEEGASRQDGGSAASGEDAHGPER, encoded by the coding sequence ATGGACTGGCTTGTGGCTGTCGCACAGTTCATCGTCAACGAAGTCCTGAGCGTGCCGGCCTACATGGTCGGCCTGATCACCGCGGTAGGGCTGATCGCGCTGCGCCGGTCGACGGGCCAGATCATCGGCGGCGGGCTCAAAGCGGTGCTGGGTTTCCTGCTGATCGGGGCCGGCGCCGACATCGTCGTCGCGGCCTTGGACCCGCTGGGGCGGATGATCCAGGGAGCGGCCGGCGCCCAGGGCGTCGTGCCCACCAACGAGGCGATCGTGGCCATCGCCCAGGATCGCTTCGGCGCTCAGGTCGCCTGGATCATGATCGCCGGCTTCGTGCTGAGCCTGGTGCTGGCGCGCATCACGACCCTGCACTACGTGTTCCTGACCGGCCATCACATCCTGTTCATGGCCACGCTGCTGACTATGGTGCTGGCCACGACGGCGCTGCCCACGTGGCTGGCGGTGGTGCTGGGCGCCGTGCTGCTGGCGGTGGTGATGGTGTCGCTGCCGGCGCTGGCCCAACCCTGGACCCGCCGGGTCGGCGGCGACGGCAAGATCGCCATCGGGCACTTCGGCACGCTGGGCTATGTGGCCTCGGGCGCCACCGGCCAGCTCGTGGGACGCACCAGCCGCAGCACCGAGGACTTGAAGCTGCCCGAAGGGCTGCGGTTCCTGCGCGACTCGATGGTGGCCACGGCGCTGTCGATGGTGATCATCTACATCGCGGTCGCGCTGGTTTTCTGGGCGCGCCAGGGCACCGCCGCCGCGCTGGACATGTTCCCGCCCGCCGAGGGGCTGGACCCCACCGTCGGGCACTTCCTCATGCAGGCGCTGATGCAGGGGCTGCAGTTCGGTATCGGCGTCGCGGTGATCCTCTACGGTGTGCGCACCATCCTGGGCGAGCTGGTGCCCGCCTTCCAGGGCATCGCCGACCGTGTGGTTCCGGGCGCGGTCCCGGCCCTGGACGCCCCGATCGTCTTCCCCTACGCGCAGAACGCGGTGCTGGTGGGCTTCCTGTCCAGCTTCGTCGGCGGCTTGGCCACACTGGCGGTGATGGCGTCGGTGTTCAACCCCGCGTTCGGCTTGGCGCTGATCCTGCCGGGGCTGGTGCCGCACTTCTTCACCGGCGGCGCGGCGGGCGTCTTCGGCAACGCCACCGGCGGCCGGCGCGGCGCGGTGGCGGGCGCGTTCGTCAACGGAGTGGTGATCACGCTGCTGCCGGCGTTCCTGCTGGGCGTGCTGGGCGACTTCGGCACCGCCAACACCACCTTCGGCGACGCGGACTTCGGCTGGTTCGGCATCGTGATCGGCTACGCCTTCCGCGCGGGCGACGTCGGCGGCGTGGTGATCGCGCTGGTGGTGGCGGCGCTGCTGCTGACCGGTGCGATGGCGGTCCAGAAGCGCGCCGTCCAAGGGGGCTGGGACCCCGGTGCCCGCCACGAGAAGGCCCTGGCCGAACGCGCCGAGGGAGCCCGTGCCGAGCAGGAGGCGCAGAAGTCCGCGGAGGAGGGGGCCTCCCGTCAGGACGGCGGGTCGGCGGCCTCCGGCGAGGACGCCCACGGGCCCGAGCGGTAG